In a single window of the Mucilaginibacter defluvii genome:
- a CDS encoding EamA family transporter, whose amino-acid sequence MSTSQNKGSTLMVIIAFALVYIVWGSTYFFIQLALQGMQPFFLGAARFLLAGTIMLIWCMATGEEVWNFSKNKPAMISGLLLLFGGTGALIISELEVPSAVSAILVSAAPIWFVLLDKANWRENLKNPSTVIGLLIGFGGVVMLFAEQLDVAMHSGGPSKLPYMAIAVFGSVIWAAGSLYSKYKASGTSTTVNTTWQMLAAGIAFIPCSIVHGELDRLKWSEIPAASWWAVAYLVIFGSIVAFSAYVWLLKVRPATQVSTYAYVNPVIAVLLGILFAHEQITALQIGGLVIILGSVLLINLAKYRKAKQKQIGGNQVSQ is encoded by the coding sequence ATGTCAACCTCACAAAACAAAGGCTCAACCCTGATGGTAATCATTGCATTTGCATTGGTATATATTGTTTGGGGCTCAACATACTTTTTTATTCAGCTGGCTTTGCAGGGCATGCAGCCCTTCTTTTTAGGTGCAGCCAGGTTTTTATTAGCCGGAACAATTATGCTGATCTGGTGTATGGCAACCGGCGAAGAGGTTTGGAATTTCAGTAAAAATAAACCCGCCATGATAAGCGGCCTGCTCCTGCTCTTTGGCGGCACGGGCGCGCTGATAATCAGCGAGCTCGAAGTACCGAGCGCGGTATCAGCCATATTGGTATCGGCGGCGCCAATATGGTTTGTACTGTTGGATAAGGCAAACTGGCGGGAGAACCTGAAAAACCCCTCAACCGTTATTGGCTTGTTAATTGGCTTTGGCGGGGTAGTTATGCTTTTTGCTGAGCAGTTAGATGTTGCCATGCATTCCGGCGGGCCGTCAAAATTACCCTACATGGCTATCGCGGTATTTGGCTCTGTAATATGGGCCGCAGGATCCTTATATTCCAAATATAAAGCGTCGGGTACATCAACAACAGTAAACACCACCTGGCAAATGCTGGCCGCGGGCATTGCCTTTATACCGTGCAGCATTGTACATGGCGAGTTAGACAGGTTAAAATGGAGCGAAATACCTGCCGCTTCATGGTGGGCGGTAGCCTACCTGGTGATATTTGGATCGATAGTGGCCTTTAGCGCTTATGTATGGTTGTTAAAAGTTCGGCCGGCTACGCAAGTAAGCACATATGCGTATGTTAACCCGGTTATAGCCGTGCTGTTAGGTATTCTTTTCGCGCATGAGCAGATCACCGCCCTGCAGATCGGCGGACTGGTAATTATTTTAGGCAGTGTATTACTTATCAACCTAGCTAAATATCGAAAAGCTAAACAAAAACAAATTGGTGGCAACCAAGTAAGCCAATAA
- a CDS encoding AI-2E family transporter, whose protein sequence is MAKLQRSVLVLFLLFLLVSGLYFAKEFLVPITISGLFAMLFIGFSNYLESKGMSRGFSAFLSVLTLVLSVALILYLLSIQLSEFSTNVDTMKQRLAEILLNIKRWVNQTVGLSMKQQDDMLKQQTQSGAAGNPGTMAAAVASSLMSVTVNLVLGLVYMFLLLYYRSHIKKFILKIVPDEQLKRTDEVVHESARVAQKYLSGLSLMILMLWVLYGIGFSVVGVENAIFFAVLCGILEIVPFVGNVTGTTLTVLAVIVQGGDGGMIAGVLGTYFVIQFTQTYIIEPLVVGEQVSVNPLFTIMAIVLGELIWGVPGMILAIPGIGIVKIICDNVPELKPYGFLIGSQSKKSNTGIIDKIKSIFKKD, encoded by the coding sequence ATGGCTAAACTTCAACGCAGTGTTCTTGTACTCTTTCTCCTTTTCTTACTGGTTAGCGGGCTTTATTTCGCCAAAGAATTTTTAGTTCCGATCACTATTTCCGGCTTATTCGCGATGCTTTTTATCGGGTTCAGTAACTACCTGGAAAGTAAAGGCATGTCGCGCGGTTTCTCGGCCTTTTTATCGGTGCTTACCCTGGTATTATCAGTTGCGTTGATATTGTATTTACTATCCATTCAGCTGAGTGAGTTTTCTACTAACGTAGATACCATGAAGCAGCGGCTTGCCGAAATATTACTCAACATTAAGCGCTGGGTTAATCAAACCGTCGGCTTGTCCATGAAACAGCAGGACGATATGCTTAAGCAGCAAACACAATCAGGCGCTGCGGGTAACCCGGGTACTATGGCGGCAGCGGTTGCCAGTTCGTTAATGAGTGTTACAGTTAATTTGGTGCTTGGCCTGGTTTATATGTTTCTATTGCTTTACTATCGCAGCCACATCAAAAAATTCATACTTAAAATAGTGCCTGATGAACAACTGAAGCGTACCGACGAAGTGGTACATGAGTCGGCCCGGGTAGCACAGAAGTATTTGAGTGGCCTTAGCCTGATGATTTTAATGCTGTGGGTGTTGTACGGAATCGGTTTTAGTGTTGTAGGCGTAGAAAACGCGATTTTTTTCGCTGTGCTATGCGGCATCCTTGAAATTGTGCCTTTTGTAGGTAATGTTACCGGCACTACGCTAACTGTTTTGGCTGTTATCGTTCAAGGGGGAGATGGTGGTATGATCGCCGGAGTTTTAGGTACATACTTCGTTATCCAGTTTACCCAAACGTATATAATTGAACCTTTGGTGGTAGGTGAGCAGGTAAGCGTTAATCCGCTGTTTACTATAATGGCCATTGTACTTGGCGAACTGATTTGGGGCGTGCCCGGCATGATACTGGCTATACCCGGCATAGGTATCGTCAAAATTATATGCGATAACGTACCCGAACTCAAACCTTACGGATTCCTGATCGGGTCGCAAAGCAAAAAATCTAACACAGGCATTATAGATAAGATTAAATCCATATTTAAAAAGGATTAA
- a CDS encoding CotH kinase family protein, which yields MIKRFTLCLFIAVAVWSCKTTKETEPAPEPVPEKADTVMLTSVVIEAKKNPDLLTADVKATIKNDEITALIPSIKNTKKLVVTFTTKTSGTVVKANDTLLVSGTTKTDFTKPVTYVLTTPKGLTRNYTFKVKNFTGIPIFYLTTSAPVDSKDVYVNGTLVINTNGEFEQEKLTIPLQIKGRGNSTWMHPKKPYRLKFTDKAAVLGIGAAKNWVLLANYSDKTLMRTSLAFNLGRKLGVGFTPDSRFVEVVMNGEYAGSYLLTEQVEVHENRVNIPELKKGDVSEDKITGGYLLEWDQRLDETFWFRTAHDIPFTLKSPSELPEPQFNYIKNYVQQTEDAIFADNFADVNEGYAKYIDVNSFVNYFIVQELMKNQDARDFSSIYFYKDRGGKLTLGPLWDFDLALGNVDYSDARYPTGWWVKDGPWFARLFEDAVFRKRIKDRWNQVKGTEIKAIYADIAANSNYINLSQQQNFKRWPILNEYVWPNPVILGTYNNEVNQIKTWLDSRIAWLDSEINKW from the coding sequence ATGATTAAAAGATTTACGCTATGTTTATTTATAGCCGTAGCTGTATGGAGTTGCAAAACTACTAAGGAGACTGAACCGGCACCAGAGCCCGTACCTGAGAAAGCCGATACGGTTATGCTGACTTCCGTAGTTATTGAAGCTAAGAAAAATCCTGACCTGTTAACCGCCGACGTTAAAGCTACGATTAAGAATGACGAGATAACCGCACTTATCCCATCCATCAAAAACACTAAGAAACTGGTGGTAACTTTTACTACTAAAACCAGCGGAACCGTTGTAAAAGCCAACGATACCTTATTAGTAAGCGGCACCACTAAAACCGATTTTACCAAGCCGGTTACATATGTCCTAACTACGCCTAAAGGCTTAACCCGCAATTATACTTTCAAGGTTAAAAATTTTACAGGCATACCAATTTTTTATCTGACAACCAGCGCACCGGTCGACTCAAAAGATGTATATGTTAACGGTACACTCGTTATTAATACTAACGGTGAGTTTGAGCAGGAAAAGCTTACCATCCCTTTACAGATTAAGGGTAGAGGCAATTCAACCTGGATGCACCCTAAAAAGCCCTACCGGTTAAAGTTTACTGATAAGGCCGCCGTGCTGGGTATAGGGGCCGCAAAAAACTGGGTACTGCTGGCCAATTACTCCGACAAAACACTAATGCGCACCAGCCTTGCCTTTAATTTAGGTAGAAAGTTGGGCGTTGGCTTTACACCCGATAGCCGTTTTGTTGAGGTGGTAATGAATGGCGAGTACGCAGGTAGTTATTTATTGACGGAACAGGTGGAGGTTCATGAAAACCGGGTGAATATTCCTGAATTAAAAAAAGGCGATGTATCTGAAGACAAAATTACCGGTGGATATTTACTGGAGTGGGATCAGCGTTTGGATGAAACATTTTGGTTTCGAACCGCGCATGATATACCTTTCACGCTTAAATCACCATCAGAACTGCCGGAACCACAGTTCAACTACATCAAAAACTATGTGCAGCAAACAGAGGACGCCATCTTTGCTGATAATTTTGCTGATGTTAATGAAGGGTATGCCAAATATATTGATGTCAACTCCTTCGTAAATTATTTCATTGTACAGGAGCTGATGAAAAATCAGGATGCGCGTGATTTTAGCAGCATATATTTTTATAAGGATAGGGGTGGTAAATTAACGCTTGGGCCGTTATGGGATTTTGACCTGGCGCTGGGTAATGTGGATTATTCGGATGCACGATATCCAACAGGTTGGTGGGTTAAGGATGGCCCCTGGTTTGCACGCTTGTTTGAGGATGCTGTATTCCGTAAAAGGATTAAAGACCGCTGGAACCAGGTGAAGGGTACAGAGATTAAAGCTATTTATGCGGACATAGCGGCTAACAGCAATTATATTAATCTATCGCAACAGCAAAACTTTAAACGCTGGCCGATATTAAATGAGTATGTATGGCCCAATCCGGTGATTTTAGGTACATATAACAATGAGGTCAACCAAATAAAAACCTGGCTCGACAGCCGGATAGCCTGGCTGGATAGCGAGATAAATAAATGGTAG
- a CDS encoding Lrp/AsnC family transcriptional regulator, with protein MLDNDLILDKTDLHILRLMQDNARISNADIAREIGMAPSGVLERVKKLEQKGVIMQYTAAINPAALKQNMLAFIAIKANEAPGNIETTKYLAAIPEVQEVHHVAGDDCYLVKIRTYDSASLVGIMRNHLSKISSIVSTRTTIVLETVKEQQQLVIPKA; from the coding sequence ATGTTAGATAACGATTTAATTCTGGATAAAACTGATTTGCATATTTTGCGCCTGATGCAGGATAATGCGCGCATTTCAAACGCTGACATTGCCCGCGAAATCGGCATGGCTCCTTCAGGCGTACTGGAACGAGTTAAGAAGCTTGAACAGAAAGGTGTGATTATGCAATACACAGCAGCCATCAATCCGGCTGCGCTAAAGCAAAATATGCTTGCTTTTATTGCGATAAAAGCGAACGAAGCCCCTGGCAATATAGAGACCACTAAATACTTAGCTGCCATACCTGAAGTACAAGAGGTTCACCATGTGGCCGGCGACGATTGCTATCTGGTAAAGATCCGTACGTACGATTCGGCGTCGCTGGTAGGAATTATGCGAAACCACCTGAGTAAAATATCAAGTATAGTAAGTACCCGCACAACTATAGTACTCGAAACTGTGAAAGAACAACAGCAGCTGGTAATACCGAAAGCTTAA